The Petrocella atlantisensis genome has a window encoding:
- the neuB gene encoding N-acetylneuraminate synthase, with amino-acid sequence METYIIAEAGVNHNGNLNLAKKMVDEAKKAGANCIKFQTFVTKNLVSRFAQKAEYQKKETDSKESQYDMLSNLELSFDDFIELKRYCEKKEIEFLSTAFDHSSIDFLNELGMSKWKIPSGDITNLPYLIKIAQLHKPIILSTGMCSMEDISNALNVLKTHGATDITVLHCTTEYPAPFKDVNLKAMVTIGETYKLPIGYSDHTIGIEVPIAAVALGATIIEKHFTIDRSLKGPDHKASIEPQEFKAMVSSIRHIEDCLGNGVKKPAESEAKNIMIARKSIVASRQINKGEMFSERNLAVKRPGNGISPMQWQTVIGQFASKDYQEDELIEL; translated from the coding sequence ATGGAAACTTACATTATTGCTGAAGCTGGTGTTAATCATAACGGTAATCTTAATCTTGCTAAAAAAATGGTTGATGAAGCTAAAAAAGCAGGCGCTAACTGCATTAAATTTCAGACATTTGTGACCAAAAATCTAGTTTCTAGGTTTGCACAAAAAGCAGAATATCAAAAAAAGGAGACAGATTCTAAGGAGAGTCAATATGATATGCTTAGCAATTTAGAACTATCTTTTGACGATTTTATAGAATTAAAAAGATATTGTGAGAAAAAAGAAATTGAGTTTCTTTCGACAGCTTTTGATCATAGTAGTATCGATTTTTTGAATGAATTAGGAATGAGCAAATGGAAAATCCCTTCTGGTGACATTACAAATCTACCCTATTTGATAAAAATTGCTCAGTTACATAAACCTATAATTCTGTCTACCGGAATGTGTTCAATGGAAGACATTTCTAATGCTTTAAATGTTTTAAAAACACATGGCGCAACAGACATAACTGTATTACATTGCACGACAGAATATCCGGCTCCTTTCAAAGATGTGAATCTGAAAGCAATGGTAACAATTGGTGAAACTTATAAGTTACCCATAGGTTATTCGGATCATACAATAGGCATTGAAGTTCCTATTGCTGCGGTAGCTCTTGGTGCAACAATTATTGAGAAGCACTTTACCATCGACAGATCCTTGAAGGGTCCAGACCATAAAGCAAGTATTGAACCTCAAGAATTCAAAGCAATGGTTTCATCAATCAGACATATCGAAGATTGTTTGGGTAATGGTGTAAAAAAGCCTGCTGAATCTGAGGCTAAAAATATAATGATTGCTAGAAAAAGCATAGTAGCAAGTAGACAAATTAATAAAGGTGAAATGTTTTCTGAAAGAAACTTAGCGGTTAAAAGACCGGGAAATGGTATTTCACCAATGCAATGGCAGACTGTTATTGGACAATTTGCTTCAAAAGATTATCAAGAAGATGAGTTGATTGAGTTATGA
- a CDS encoding acylneuraminate cytidylyltransferase family protein yields the protein MKILFTICGRAGSKGLKNKNLKEFLGYPLPFYTISAIDLYLKNSPEIKADIVLNTDSEQLIKMFDDGIKKEIDVIKREQALGMDHIPKTAVILDCLKRMQIKYETNYDMVVDLDITSPLRRTRDIKNLIEKKHTYSTDVVFSVTNARRNPYFNMVRKSENGYERVMNSTFNTRQEAPDIYDMNASLYAYSPEFLESEKGLFEGYCEVIHMQDTAVLDIDHENDFELMQVVGKYLFDKEESFNEVRNNIRNISIK from the coding sequence ATGAAGATTCTATTCACGATATGTGGCAGAGCTGGTTCGAAAGGATTAAAGAATAAAAACCTAAAAGAGTTTTTGGGTTATCCATTGCCCTTTTATACCATTTCTGCAATAGATTTATATCTAAAAAATAGCCCTGAGATAAAAGCAGACATTGTATTAAATACGGATAGTGAACAGCTCATAAAAATGTTTGACGATGGAATCAAGAAAGAAATAGATGTAATAAAAAGAGAACAAGCACTTGGTATGGATCATATACCAAAAACTGCGGTTATATTAGATTGTTTAAAAAGAATGCAGATAAAGTATGAAACAAACTATGACATGGTTGTTGATTTAGATATCACATCACCTCTTAGAAGAACTAGAGATATTAAGAACCTAATTGAAAAAAAGCATACATATAGTACAGACGTTGTTTTTTCAGTGACGAATGCAAGAAGAAATCCATATTTTAATATGGTACGCAAATCAGAAAATGGGTATGAAAGAGTTATGAATTCGACATTCAACACACGTCAGGAGGCACCGGATATATATGATATGAATGCTTCGTTATATGCATATTCTCCGGAATTTCTAGAAAGTGAGAAAGGACTTTTTGAAGGTTATTGCGAGGTTATTCATATGCAAGATACGGCTGTTTTGGATATTGACCATGAAAATGATTTCGAATTAATGCAAGTAGTAGGCAAGTACCTTTTTGATAAAGAAGAATCTTTTAATGAGGTAAGAAATAACATAAGAAACATATCTATAAAATAA
- a CDS encoding Gfo/Idh/MocA family protein, whose protein sequence is MKKNYKIAIVGLGSIGKRHLMNILDELKDRNISCTIDLIRSNPQKKISEDVGKFINNCYYTTEEVPDDYDAIFISNPTHLHYETIQTFAPKSKNLFIEKPIFDNPNQSIEELNLNKKSIYYVACPLRYMDIIDFVRQKFDLKNVLCARVISSSYLPNWRKHVDYRKSYSAFETKGGGVSLDLIHEWDYIQYLFGKPLEIHNFRGKVSDLEIDSDDISIYIAKYKNMMVEVHLDYFGQEIIREMQLFMKDDTVKVDLVKNELVFQKSKETIRFHDTRDDFQRKEITYFFDLIEGKKINHNTIDQAFETLKLAKEAISL, encoded by the coding sequence ATGAAAAAAAATTATAAAATTGCAATAGTTGGTTTAGGGTCCATTGGAAAAAGGCATCTAATGAATATTCTTGATGAATTAAAGGATAGGAATATATCTTGCACCATAGATTTAATTCGCAGTAATCCGCAGAAAAAGATTTCTGAGGATGTTGGAAAATTCATAAACAACTGCTATTATACAACAGAGGAAGTACCCGATGACTATGATGCCATTTTTATTTCGAATCCAACCCATTTGCATTATGAAACAATTCAGACATTTGCACCAAAATCAAAGAATTTATTTATTGAAAAACCTATTTTTGATAACCCAAATCAATCCATAGAAGAGCTTAATCTTAATAAAAAAAGTATATATTATGTAGCATGTCCTCTAAGGTATATGGATATAATTGACTTTGTCAGACAGAAATTTGACTTGAAAAATGTCTTATGTGCGAGAGTAATTTCTTCTAGCTATCTACCGAACTGGAGAAAGCACGTGGATTATAGAAAATCATACAGTGCTTTTGAAACTAAGGGTGGTGGCGTCTCATTAGACCTTATTCATGAATGGGACTATATTCAATACTTATTTGGAAAACCATTAGAAATCCATAACTTCAGAGGTAAAGTTTCGGATTTAGAAATAGATAGTGATGATATATCTATATATATTGCTAAATACAAAAATATGATGGTTGAAGTACATCTAGATTATTTTGGGCAAGAAATAATTCGAGAAATGCAACTATTTATGAAAGATGATACAGTGAAAGTTGATTTGGTGAAAAATGAATTAGTATTTCAAAAAAGTAAAGAAACAATTAGATTCCATGATACGAGAGATGATTTTCAACGTAAGGAAATCACATATTTCTTTGATTTAATTGAAGGAAAGAAAATAAATCATAACACCATAGACCAGGCATTTGAAACATTAAAACTTGCAAAGGAGGCTATCTCATTATGA
- the neuC gene encoding UDP-N-acetylglucosamine 2-epimerase — MKKVISILTTTRADYGLLKPIILKLKLVEAFDIRVVVTGTHLSTEFGSTKNELYEDGIIVDQEIEILDDGDSALSVTNTMGNALIKFGKYFNHIKPDMLIILGDRYETLAIAIAAMNQRILIAHLYGGELTEGAIDDSIRHAITKLSYLHFTSTEAYRKRVIQLGEAPERVFCVGGMGVENAKHVLTMTKRELENSLDFLLDQPFAVVTFHPETLQDHKAKEYFTEVLSALEKHKDMKYIITKANADAEGRIINQMIDDFAMNSRNCIAVASLGTRRYLSALKYASMVIGNSSSGLLEVPSFGIPTINIGQRQKGRIQATSVINCEPRCEDISMAMDKATSEAFISIAKTTINPYGNGETSDRIVEIIGRFLFQETLNLEKNFYDCEGI, encoded by the coding sequence ATGAAGAAAGTAATAAGTATACTTACGACCACAAGAGCTGACTATGGGCTCCTAAAGCCAATAATATTAAAGCTTAAATTAGTAGAGGCATTCGATATACGTGTAGTTGTTACAGGTACGCACTTATCAACAGAATTCGGTTCAACCAAAAATGAGTTATACGAAGATGGCATTATAGTGGATCAAGAAATTGAGATACTTGATGATGGAGATTCTGCATTATCTGTTACGAATACAATGGGTAATGCTTTAATAAAATTTGGAAAATACTTTAATCATATAAAGCCGGATATGCTTATTATACTTGGTGATCGATATGAGACGCTAGCTATTGCTATTGCTGCAATGAATCAAAGAATTCTGATAGCGCACCTTTATGGTGGTGAGCTAACAGAAGGAGCGATTGATGACTCTATACGACATGCGATAACAAAGTTAAGTTATCTTCACTTTACAAGTACAGAAGCATATCGAAAGCGAGTTATTCAACTTGGTGAAGCACCTGAACGCGTATTTTGCGTTGGAGGTATGGGTGTGGAAAATGCAAAGCATGTGCTGACTATGACAAAAAGAGAATTAGAAAATTCACTGGATTTTTTATTAGACCAACCATTTGCGGTTGTCACTTTTCACCCTGAAACACTTCAAGACCATAAAGCAAAAGAGTATTTTACAGAAGTACTTTCAGCCCTTGAGAAGCACAAGGACATGAAGTATATTATTACAAAAGCGAATGCAGATGCCGAGGGTAGAATTATCAATCAAATGATTGATGATTTTGCTATGAATTCAAGAAATTGTATAGCTGTTGCGTCTCTTGGAACAAGAAGATATTTAAGTGCCTTAAAATATGCTTCTATGGTTATTGGAAATTCTTCGAGTGGGCTTTTAGAAGTGCCAAGTTTTGGTATTCCAACCATTAACATTGGACAAAGACAAAAAGGAAGAATTCAAGCAACAAGTGTAATAAATTGTGAACCACGATGTGAAGATATATCTATGGCCATGGATAAAGCAACAAGTGAAGCTTTTATTAGTATAGCAAAAACCACGATAAATCCCTATGGCAATGGAGAGACATCGGATAGAATCGTTGAAATAATAGGGCGTTTTTTATTTCAAGAAACCTTAAACCTTGAAAAAAATTTTTATGATTGTGAGGGAATATAG
- a CDS encoding Gfo/Idh/MocA family protein, translating into MKVMIIGLGSMGKRRIRLLKKYDSTIEIVGVDQSDNRRSVCESTFHIKVYENTKDCLEHQKIEVAFICSSPLTHKKLITECLLHNVHVFSELNLVSDGYDYNIELAKERQKVLFLSSTFLYREEIIEISALVKKTNNLVNYSYHVGQYLPDWHPWESYNDFFVGNKKTNGCREIFAIELPWMIETFGEVIKFEVIKSKMSGLNIEYNDNYLLILEHSTGHKGMLAVDVVSRKAVRNLEIFGENLFLRWDGSPQGLVSYDIQLKEERKLKLYDKVDQLDAYSNFVVENAYYSEISAFFNVLNGVSKPIYDFEKDKEILKIIDKIEA; encoded by the coding sequence ATGAAAGTAATGATTATAGGGTTGGGTTCTATGGGAAAAAGAAGAATCCGTTTGTTAAAAAAATATGATTCGACAATTGAAATTGTTGGGGTTGATCAAAGTGATAATCGAAGAAGTGTATGTGAAAGTACCTTTCATATAAAAGTATATGAGAATACGAAGGATTGCTTAGAGCATCAAAAAATAGAAGTTGCTTTTATCTGTTCCTCACCGCTGACGCATAAAAAGCTCATAACAGAGTGTTTATTGCATAATGTGCATGTTTTTTCAGAATTAAACTTAGTATCAGATGGTTATGACTATAATATAGAATTAGCTAAAGAACGACAGAAGGTACTATTTTTGTCTTCCACATTTTTATATCGTGAAGAAATAATAGAAATTAGTGCTTTGGTGAAAAAAACGAATAATTTAGTAAATTATTCATATCATGTTGGACAATACTTACCGGACTGGCATCCATGGGAATCTTATAATGATTTTTTTGTAGGGAATAAAAAAACTAATGGGTGTAGAGAAATATTTGCAATAGAGCTACCATGGATGATTGAAACCTTTGGTGAGGTCATTAAGTTTGAAGTTATAAAAAGTAAAATGAGTGGCCTAAATATTGAATACAATGATAATTATTTATTAATACTTGAACATAGTACAGGTCATAAAGGTATGTTGGCGGTTGACGTTGTTTCAAGGAAAGCAGTTAGGAATTTAGAGATTTTTGGAGAAAATTTATTTCTTAGATGGGATGGATCACCACAGGGCCTCGTATCCTATGATATACAACTTAAAGAAGAGCGAAAGCTAAAGCTCTATGATAAAGTTGACCAATTAGACGCGTATAGTAATTTCGTTGTAGAAAACGCTTATTACAGCGAAATTTCTGCATTTTTTAATGTTCTTAATGGTGTATCAAAACCTATTTATGATTTTGAAAAAGATAAAGAGATATTGAAAATTATTGATAAGATTGAGGCATAA